Proteins found in one Prochlorothrix hollandica PCC 9006 = CALU 1027 genomic segment:
- a CDS encoding CHAT domain-containing protein, translating into MDEARVQAYLELIQELLSCPGGQEAAVLTQRRELVDGGLVAMMGQVAEMLRREGRPNADWLEQMAGQVAQRLGMPSPPQPPSPRMGEGGEEGYQRFFVGLLQTSQEDWGQQEPVWRYLSQNLQYLNLNLIPVMEQGVGQFIAANPESALGFMGLLENVVIDLKDFPLGNRADNLEIAIAGYQLVLRVRTRQQTPELWAQTQNNLAIAYGDRIRGDRADNLERAIAAYTLALEIYTREDFPQDWAMTQNNLANAYYARIRGDRADNLEQAIAGYRAALDIRTPTTNPLDCLQTGCNLGKLGFTLGKEVIDDQTGWALALEGYQVAMEAVEQSRAWATDDRRRQEILENAIGVYANALQCHIELKQYDQAILLTERARSRHLVELMATADLYDKTAIPEPLATYLQQYEDLQGQINRLQNPPQDSGNLASSGSSLRPETLRVVKSRSEKLQDLQARKIDLWQQIRRLDPILAGEQEVSPLSWPELTHLLADLPTTALVSFYSTNDHTHLLILRKPIPGGEPEADQNPDSPLAPGDLGGWACTVHTCKNQGYQQLQTWLRDQWLIPYQNAMNAYGRKDQQPFQEWQNTMADRLQELADRLDLNTLIHQHLQGIDELILIPHIFLHLIPFAALPLSPSASPLPESASPLPEGEGPGVREYLGDRFRLRILPSANILKYCHDRQNSPSAPLVPFSAYGSVEGAGDPSTDPAMAIARSLFEPIAQHFGIPDQHRLLDLKATRDRYHALITNPQIQAVHSIHHASAQLDNPLNSALYLADGTITLGQLLSYQWRMPQIQDIFLAACETNLGNPNISDDILTLGSGFLCAGARSVVSTLWSVDAIATTLFCQFYYYERQLGRDRPTALHNAQGELRRQTNEQVATYLQKTIKSLRNPLKLAYEDWRKQPIPRPESHPYRVINAILSTLDTKASRLSKNPADFQPFASPYYWSAFILQGLR; encoded by the coding sequence ACCCAACGGCGGGAACTGGTGGATGGGGGGTTGGTGGCGATGATGGGGCAGGTGGCGGAGATGTTACGGCGGGAGGGACGGCCCAATGCAGACTGGCTGGAGCAGATGGCGGGGCAGGTGGCCCAGAGGCTGGGGATGCCCTCACCCCCCCAGCCCCCCTCTCCCAGGATGGGCGAGGGGGGGGAAGAAGGATATCAGCGGTTTTTTGTGGGCTTGTTGCAGACGAGCCAGGAGGATTGGGGGCAACAGGAACCGGTGTGGCGGTATTTGTCTCAGAATTTGCAGTATTTGAACCTAAACCTGATTCCGGTGATGGAGCAGGGGGTGGGGCAGTTCATTGCCGCGAATCCAGAGTCTGCCTTGGGATTTATGGGACTGCTGGAAAACGTGGTGATTGATCTTAAGGACTTTCCCCTGGGGAACCGGGCCGATAATCTCGAAATTGCCATTGCGGGCTACCAATTAGTGTTGCGGGTGCGAACCCGGCAGCAAACCCCAGAACTATGGGCACAGACCCAAAACAATCTCGCCATTGCCTACGGTGATCGGATCCGGGGGGACCGGGCCGACAACCTGGAACGGGCGATCGCTGCCTATACTCTCGCCTTGGAGATTTATACCCGCGAGGACTTCCCCCAAGACTGGGCCATGACCCAAAACAATCTCGCCAATGCCTACTATGCTCGGATCCGGGGGGACCGGGCCGACAACCTGGAACAGGCGATCGCGGGTTACCGGGCTGCCCTAGACATTCGCACCCCCACCACCAACCCCCTGGACTGCCTCCAAACCGGTTGCAATCTGGGGAAGCTCGGCTTCACCCTCGGTAAAGAAGTCATTGACGACCAAACCGGCTGGGCACTGGCCCTAGAGGGCTACCAGGTGGCCATGGAAGCCGTGGAACAAAGCCGCGCCTGGGCCACCGATGACCGACGGCGGCAGGAAATCCTGGAAAACGCCATTGGCGTTTACGCTAACGCCCTCCAGTGCCACATTGAACTGAAACAATATGACCAAGCCATCCTCCTCACCGAACGCGCCCGCTCTCGCCATTTGGTGGAACTGATGGCCACCGCCGACCTCTACGACAAAACCGCCATCCCCGAACCCCTCGCCACCTACCTCCAGCAATACGAAGACCTACAAGGCCAAATCAACCGCCTCCAAAACCCGCCCCAAGACAGCGGCAACCTGGCCAGCAGCGGCTCCAGCCTGCGCCCCGAAACCCTCCGCGTTGTCAAAAGCCGCAGTGAAAAGCTCCAAGATCTCCAGGCCCGCAAAATCGACCTTTGGCAACAAATCCGCCGCCTAGACCCCATCCTCGCCGGAGAACAGGAAGTTTCCCCCCTGTCCTGGCCCGAACTGACCCACCTCCTGGCCGATCTGCCCACCACCGCCCTGGTCAGCTTCTACAGCACCAACGACCACACCCACCTCCTGATCCTCCGCAAACCCATCCCCGGCGGCGAACCAGAGGCAGACCAGAACCCTGACTCCCCCCTCGCCCCAGGGGATTTGGGGGGGTGGGCCTGCACCGTCCACACCTGCAAGAATCAAGGCTATCAACAGCTTCAAACCTGGCTCCGGGATCAGTGGCTGATTCCCTACCAGAACGCCATGAACGCCTATGGCCGCAAGGATCAGCAGCCCTTCCAAGAGTGGCAAAACACCATGGCCGATCGCCTCCAGGAACTGGCCGATCGTCTCGACCTCAATACCCTGATCCACCAACACCTCCAGGGCATCGATGAACTGATCCTGATCCCCCATATTTTCCTCCACCTGATCCCCTTCGCCGCCCTGCCCCTGTCCCCATCTGCCTCCCCTCTCCCTGAGTCCGCCTCCCCTCTCCCTGAGGGAGAGGGTCCGGGGGTGAGGGAATACCTCGGCGATCGCTTTCGTCTGCGCATTCTCCCCAGCGCCAACATCCTCAAATACTGCCACGATCGCCAAAACAGCCCCAGCGCCCCCCTGGTGCCCTTCAGCGCCTATGGTTCCGTCGAAGGAGCCGGAGACCCCAGCACTGACCCAGCCATGGCGATCGCCCGTAGCCTCTTTGAGCCGATCGCCCAACACTTCGGCATCCCCGACCAACACCGGCTTTTGGATCTGAAGGCCACCCGCGATCGCTACCATGCCTTGATCACTAACCCCCAGATCCAAGCCGTCCACTCCATCCACCACGCCAGCGCCCAACTGGACAACCCCCTCAACTCCGCCCTCTACCTCGCCGACGGCACCATCACCCTGGGGCAACTGCTGAGCTACCAGTGGCGAATGCCCCAAATCCAAGACATCTTCCTCGCCGCCTGCGAAACCAACCTGGGCAACCCCAACATCAGCGACGACATCCTCACCCTAGGGTCCGGGTTTCTCTGTGCCGGTGCCCGTAGCGTGGTCAGTACCCTCTGGAGCGTGGACGCGATCGCCACCACCCTGTTTTGTCAGTTCTACTACTATGAGCGCCAGTTGGGACGCGATCGGCCCACCGCCCTCCACAACGCCCAAGGGGAACTGCGCCGCCAAACCAACGAGCAAGTCGCAACTTATCTACAAAAAACCATTAAAAGCCTCAGAAATCCACTTAAGCTGGCCTACGAGGACTGGAGAAAACAACCAATACCTCGGCCAGAGTCCCATCCTTACCGAGTTATAAACGCCATCCTCAGCACCCTTGACACAAAAGCTAGCCGACTTAGCAAGAATCCAGCCGATTTCCAACCCTTTGCCTCGCCCTACTACTGGTCCGCCTTCATTCTCCAGGGTCTGCGCTAA